The following coding sequences are from one Paenibacillus tundrae window:
- a CDS encoding helix-turn-helix transcriptional regulator: protein MTDLEVFSDLSERLNYNLPDLPLYVRKGSLHQFNNHAAVAHWHVDLEFIYVIKGSMDFSVNGSITRLHQGDGLFVNSQRLHYGYAIADHDDCSFLVVVIHPSILGEKASYIQTYWEEKFSSKMADFVVLMNQEDWQQDILLSIQELYREMHTEHRHPNPLRLVAQALSLSATIGDQLKPVSGQPGVLTHVQEMTHFIHQNYDQKITLEEIASAGAVCRSRCCQLFNKYVGQSPSNYVTQYRLQKSCEMLKETRRSISEIALACGFQSSSYFSSIFRKQMGIVPQHYRKQVTINDSN, encoded by the coding sequence ATGACAGACTTAGAGGTGTTCTCTGATTTATCAGAACGGTTGAATTATAATCTTCCTGATTTACCGCTTTATGTCCGCAAGGGAAGCCTTCATCAATTTAACAATCATGCAGCAGTTGCACATTGGCACGTGGATCTGGAGTTTATATATGTAATAAAAGGATCGATGGATTTCTCTGTGAATGGAAGTATCACTCGATTGCATCAAGGCGATGGACTTTTTGTTAATAGCCAACGCTTGCACTATGGTTACGCCATTGCGGATCATGACGATTGTTCGTTCCTTGTGGTCGTTATTCATCCCTCTATCCTTGGTGAGAAGGCTTCATATATCCAAACGTACTGGGAGGAGAAGTTCAGTTCCAAGATGGCTGATTTTGTTGTGCTCATGAATCAGGAGGACTGGCAACAAGATATATTACTGTCCATTCAGGAACTCTATCGGGAAATGCACACGGAGCATAGACATCCCAATCCACTTCGTTTGGTAGCCCAAGCGTTATCGTTGAGTGCTACAATTGGCGATCAGTTAAAGCCCGTTTCCGGTCAACCTGGCGTACTAACGCATGTTCAGGAAATGACTCATTTCATTCATCAGAACTATGATCAAAAGATAACGCTTGAAGAGATCGCATCCGCCGGAGCTGTTTGCAGAAGCCGTTGTTGCCAATTGTTTAACAAATATGTGGGTCAATCGCCGAGCAACTATGTGACCCAATATCGACTCCAGAAAAGCTGCGAAATGTTAAAAGAAACACGGAGATCCATAAGTGAAATTGCACTTGCCTGTGGTTTTCAAAGCTCTAGTTATTTCTCGTCCATTTTTCGAAAACAGATGGGCATAGTCCCACAGCATTATCGCAAACAAGTTACGATCAACGACTCCAATTAG
- a CDS encoding LysR family transcriptional regulator, translating to MDTRNITYFMAVFEHLHFTRAAELLGISQPTLSQQIRLLEAEVGMPLFDRIGKKVVATEAGRLLHQYGMKMLQAEMDAKNAIKELRSENRGTIRLAVLPSDLDFQLVPLFVGFKTRYPETSLQAFSTIFVREEVLAHKVDLGIGLSGSLDKRLVQIPLGSEPYELFVHSASELAKRQEITLEELTQHALVMYPKGYLGRDLVDNVCREQGIELNTVMEVGSASSLLQLVEAGIGATIQPKELLKQHPEWSHIVSIPIADPAPIRHLELTYYADRFISKAQQQLTESLIKFFTSRGGGEDLELRG from the coding sequence ATGGATACTCGTAACATTACGTATTTTATGGCTGTCTTTGAGCATCTTCATTTCACGAGAGCCGCAGAACTACTCGGAATCTCACAGCCTACGCTTAGCCAGCAGATTCGTCTGCTTGAGGCAGAGGTAGGTATGCCGCTCTTTGATCGTATTGGCAAAAAAGTAGTAGCAACCGAAGCGGGTAGGCTACTTCATCAATATGGTATGAAGATGCTTCAGGCTGAAATGGATGCAAAGAATGCGATTAAAGAATTGCGATCCGAGAATCGTGGAACCATTCGGCTAGCTGTATTACCTTCCGATCTTGACTTCCAGCTCGTTCCGTTGTTCGTTGGTTTCAAGACCCGTTATCCTGAAACTAGCCTGCAAGCATTCTCAACGATCTTCGTTCGAGAGGAAGTCCTAGCACATAAAGTAGACCTTGGAATTGGTCTGAGTGGTTCTTTAGACAAACGCCTGGTTCAAATTCCACTGGGAAGCGAGCCTTACGAATTGTTTGTCCATTCAGCAAGTGAACTGGCGAAGCGGCAGGAGATTACGCTCGAAGAACTGACTCAGCATGCTCTGGTAATGTACCCGAAGGGGTATCTGGGCAGAGATTTGGTGGATAACGTTTGTCGGGAGCAGGGCATTGAGTTAAATACCGTCATGGAGGTGGGATCCGCTTCCTCTTTATTACAATTGGTGGAGGCTGGCATCGGTGCGACCATTCAACCGAAGGAGTTACTGAAACAACATCCGGAATGGTCACATATCGTATCGATTCCCATAGCTGACCCTGCTCCCATTCGTCATCTGGAGTTAACCTATTATGCTGACCGGTTCATCAGCAAGGCACAGCAGCAGTTAACAGAATCGCTTATTAAATTCTTTACATCCAGAGGGGGTGGAGAAGACTTGGAATTGCGAGGTTAA
- a CDS encoding GNAT family N-acetyltransferase, with product MDQIEITSKLNPQQQAQVAHLFYEAFPLKVKYLWFFTKTREQAVELLAQSIQFEQGIYAIRNDEVIGFLGYNLGKKAFAPAKYKAFQKVYPPFAAMWRYFFYTMYLRFHMYNEDILQIDPIAVSEKARGTGIGKLLLKEVEQLAKTMQITKINLEVVDTNPSAQKLYERFGYMIKKELTSGLFTAKAGFTKVIFMQKCVEINSHT from the coding sequence GTGGATCAAATTGAAATCACATCGAAGCTTAATCCTCAGCAACAAGCACAGGTGGCTCATTTATTTTATGAAGCTTTTCCATTGAAAGTAAAATATCTTTGGTTTTTTACCAAAACGAGAGAGCAAGCTGTTGAGCTATTAGCTCAATCTATTCAATTTGAACAAGGTATCTATGCAATACGAAATGATGAAGTCATTGGCTTTCTCGGCTACAATCTAGGTAAAAAAGCCTTTGCACCTGCGAAATATAAGGCATTTCAGAAGGTTTATCCTCCATTCGCAGCGATGTGGCGATATTTCTTTTACACCATGTATTTAAGGTTCCATATGTACAATGAGGATATATTACAGATTGACCCTATTGCAGTATCTGAAAAAGCACGTGGTACAGGAATAGGCAAACTGTTGTTAAAGGAGGTAGAACAGCTTGCAAAAACGATGCAAATTACCAAAATAAATCTTGAAGTTGTTGATACGAATCCATCAGCACAGAAATTATATGAACGTTTCGGTTATATGATCAAAAAAGAACTTACATCCGGCTTATTTACTGCAAAAGCAGGCTTCACAAAAGTAATATTCATGCAAAAATGTGTAGAGATCAACAGTCACACCTAA
- a CDS encoding winged helix-turn-helix transcriptional regulator, with protein MKTYYCELEVTLEVIGGKWKGLVLYYLIKGPKRTGELKRLINNISQKMLIQTLRELEADGLIHRKMYNQVPPKVEYSTTELGQSLEPILKLLCGWGGQYAEQSYAPGEIEILYP; from the coding sequence ATGAAAACGTATTACTGTGAACTGGAAGTGACATTAGAGGTTATTGGAGGAAAGTGGAAAGGACTTGTTCTATATTATTTGATAAAAGGACCTAAACGGACGGGAGAGCTTAAGCGGCTCATAAACAACATTTCACAGAAGATGCTGATTCAAACTCTTCGAGAGCTAGAAGCTGATGGATTAATTCATCGAAAAATGTACAATCAAGTCCCGCCAAAAGTTGAATATTCAACAACAGAGCTGGGTCAATCCCTTGAACCCATTTTGAAATTGCTATGTGGATGGGGCGGGCAATACGCAGAGCAATCCTATGCTCCAGGGGAAATCGAGATTTTGTATCCATAA
- a CDS encoding CynX/NimT family MFS transporter: protein MKKAFYVFALFIAALNLRPIITSVASMMGAIQSELGISALTASLLTTLPVLCMGLFAPVATTLSQRFGLERTLCIALLLITVATIMRGINESVTILLVTALAGGIGISFAGPLLSSFIKKYFPTSPGVVSIYSVSMTIGAALASGLTIPIYTQSENNLPLATSCWAALGIVALIVWIALIRQKQHSGNKTRHLRLPLGNKKAIQFTLFFGFMASMFYALTAWISPIALSFGYSSQYAAMLLTVFTLIQVPIALLVPGIVNRTGNPKLLLVLCSVSELIGLVLLLLSAPMLPAVLFLGIGAGGLFPLALMLPIMETRSAEEAGTWSAMSQMGGYILGAFGPLFIGWMFDLTGQFYAPIIAMLVIVMLMIGVQFSMNIVKKDKEGPYQ, encoded by the coding sequence ATGAAAAAAGCATTCTATGTATTCGCTCTATTTATAGCGGCTTTGAATTTACGCCCCATCATTACATCGGTTGCCTCCATGATGGGTGCTATTCAATCCGAGCTAGGCATAAGTGCTTTGACAGCTAGCCTACTGACTACACTGCCCGTCCTATGTATGGGACTGTTTGCCCCGGTTGCCACAACACTAAGCCAACGCTTTGGTTTGGAGCGGACACTATGTATTGCGTTACTGCTCATCACCGTGGCTACGATCATGCGTGGTATCAATGAATCTGTCACAATACTTCTTGTGACTGCTCTGGCAGGGGGGATCGGGATCAGCTTCGCCGGACCTTTACTATCTAGTTTTATCAAAAAATATTTTCCAACGAGTCCGGGTGTTGTTAGTATTTACTCGGTATCAATGACAATTGGCGCAGCACTTGCTTCGGGCTTAACCATTCCAATCTATACTCAAAGTGAGAATAACCTGCCATTGGCTACGTCATGCTGGGCTGCCTTAGGGATTGTCGCTCTAATCGTGTGGATTGCACTGATACGGCAAAAACAACATTCCGGCAACAAGACTCGGCATCTCAGACTACCGCTTGGTAACAAAAAAGCGATTCAATTCACCTTGTTCTTTGGCTTCATGGCTAGTATGTTCTATGCCTTAACGGCCTGGATTTCGCCCATTGCTCTAAGTTTTGGATACAGTTCGCAATACGCCGCAATGCTGCTGACCGTGTTCACCTTGATTCAGGTTCCCATTGCTTTGCTGGTTCCAGGCATCGTGAATCGCACAGGTAATCCTAAATTACTGCTTGTCTTGTGCAGTGTATCAGAGCTTATCGGTCTGGTATTACTTTTATTATCGGCTCCCATGCTTCCAGCCGTGCTTTTCTTAGGAATCGGTGCCGGCGGATTATTTCCTCTAGCGCTGATGCTGCCCATTATGGAAACACGTTCTGCAGAGGAAGCGGGAACTTGGTCGGCCATGTCACAGATGGGAGGTTATATTCTGGGTGCTTTTGGACCACTTTTTATCGGGTGGATGTTCGATCTAACAGGTCAATTTTACGCTCCGATTATAGCCATGCTGGTCATTGTGATGTTAATGATTGGTGTTCAGTTTTCCATGAATATAGTAAAAAAGGACAAAGAGGGGCCTTATCAATAA
- a CDS encoding MATE family efflux transporter → MQLQGFGKRDFNRELISLVIPIALQNLISATVISVDVIMLGMISQSAMAAVSLAGQVTFTLTLFYMGLSAGASILTAQYWGKKDTPTIQRILSIACVFSLGISILFFLSSLLIPDALMNLFTNDPELIQYGSRFLQFNSFSYLVMGLSQMYLSVIRSMENAKLTAWISSLCLVLNIIFNAICIFVLFPSHPELAITAVALATVLARMIELACCVIHSLIKGSIRFRLPVRDRIQRNLLKDFLTYTLPVQGNYIVWGGALTATAAIIGHVNSDMVAANSIASVVKNLAVVLCGGIATGGSVLVGKYLGQGEMEKARYAGNNMCYYALIFGVIAGCTILLIRPLVYSIVNLNPAAQGYLDGMLYISAYYCIAKSFNSTTIAGIFPAGGDSKFGLWCDTVVMWFIILPLSYLCAFVWQVSPIFLYIVISLDELIKLPIAFTRYRQFKWLNNLTRNFT, encoded by the coding sequence ATGCAACTTCAGGGTTTCGGCAAACGAGACTTTAATCGAGAGTTAATATCGCTTGTGATCCCCATTGCACTACAAAACCTAATATCCGCAACGGTGATATCTGTTGATGTCATTATGTTGGGTATGATAAGTCAATCTGCAATGGCAGCCGTATCACTCGCAGGACAAGTCACGTTTACATTAACATTGTTTTACATGGGGTTGTCAGCGGGGGCGAGTATCCTCACGGCTCAGTATTGGGGGAAGAAGGATACACCCACCATACAGCGCATTCTTAGTATTGCCTGCGTGTTCTCCTTAGGTATATCGATTCTGTTTTTCTTGTCTTCTTTGTTGATTCCCGACGCACTGATGAACTTATTCACCAATGATCCTGAACTGATTCAATATGGGTCAAGGTTTTTACAGTTTAATTCCTTTTCTTACCTTGTGATGGGATTATCGCAGATGTATCTCAGTGTGATTCGAAGTATGGAAAATGCAAAACTCACTGCGTGGATTAGTTCTTTATGTTTGGTCTTAAACATTATATTTAATGCCATTTGCATTTTTGTATTATTCCCATCCCATCCGGAACTTGCGATTACGGCAGTAGCTCTTGCCACGGTATTGGCACGTATGATTGAACTAGCATGTTGTGTGATTCATTCCTTAATAAAAGGATCAATTCGCTTTCGTTTACCGGTACGTGACCGTATTCAGCGTAATCTATTAAAGGATTTTTTGACATATACGCTGCCAGTACAGGGGAATTATATCGTATGGGGAGGAGCACTTACCGCGACGGCTGCCATTATAGGTCATGTGAATTCCGATATGGTAGCAGCGAACTCCATCGCATCTGTCGTTAAAAACTTGGCGGTTGTTCTCTGTGGAGGTATAGCTACCGGCGGATCTGTGCTGGTTGGAAAGTATCTGGGACAGGGTGAAATGGAGAAAGCAAGGTATGCGGGTAACAACATGTGTTATTACGCATTGATTTTTGGAGTCATTGCCGGTTGCACAATTCTGCTCATTAGGCCTTTGGTCTACTCCATCGTTAATTTGAACCCCGCTGCTCAAGGTTATCTGGATGGGATGTTATACATTAGTGCGTATTACTGCATTGCAAAATCGTTTAACTCCACAACTATAGCGGGCATATTCCCGGCTGGTGGAGATTCGAAGTTTGGATTATGGTGCGACACAGTTGTGATGTGGTTTATTATTCTACCCCTTAGTTATCTGTGTGCTTTTGTTTGGCAAGTGTCTCCCATTTTTTTATATATCGTCATCAGCTTAGATGAATTAATTAAATTGCCTATTGCTTTCACCCGTTATCGTCAATTTAAGTGGCTGAACAACTTAACTAGAAACTTTACATAA
- a CDS encoding helix-turn-helix domain-containing protein, producing MNSNQNQSPPLKVEFLRIKDEPFRWSNSIEVVIVLEGSIQVAIADENRILSVGGLEIFNINQVHRLSHTNDENLVLLINIDAELAKDYCSDLSTVWFAHEFGPGTYLGSERVKEISEAICTLITPVVNNQSELRFLTLLNIIESLLDLLITNLDVKRMFEGNPIKLQRIWKIYNYLFNNQGYTNKASLNEIAAMTDEYLNLDYLSSQFKLLIGDTLQNLLHYLRIEHAIKLLLTTNLSLVDISMDSGFSSPRYFYQKFNKIFPEGPKEFRHENKKKQEMMEHFRESKDPAFVLPRHKGLFHNHEAVSNIPNKWINLDLFGYYDPRSTSVYVIRITDLLISNLDNNFNRILQVHDLIPYQVFGFEEPFNFTLDKDVQSLTWFMKQFSDNDIHPAFIVGADRKDMSEQITAIQRFIENYALIYGAEHLKGWKIEIR from the coding sequence GTGAACAGTAATCAGAACCAAAGTCCTCCCTTAAAAGTGGAATTTCTAAGAATCAAAGATGAGCCGTTTCGCTGGAGCAACTCCATTGAAGTGGTAATAGTGCTAGAGGGTAGCATTCAAGTAGCCATCGCAGACGAGAATAGGATATTGAGTGTTGGTGGACTAGAAATCTTCAATATCAATCAAGTTCATCGTTTGTCACATACCAATGATGAGAATTTGGTGTTACTTATCAATATTGATGCTGAATTGGCTAAGGATTACTGTTCAGATTTATCCACAGTCTGGTTTGCACACGAATTCGGCCCTGGAACATACTTAGGCTCGGAGCGAGTCAAAGAAATATCGGAAGCAATCTGCACGCTGATAACTCCAGTAGTAAACAACCAGAGTGAGCTACGCTTTTTGACTTTATTGAATATAATCGAGTCATTGTTGGATCTGCTTATCACGAATTTAGATGTCAAAAGAATGTTCGAAGGCAACCCAATTAAGCTGCAACGAATATGGAAAATCTATAATTATTTATTCAATAACCAAGGATACACCAACAAAGCTTCTCTGAATGAAATTGCCGCAATGACGGATGAGTATTTGAATTTAGATTATTTATCGTCACAATTTAAGTTATTAATAGGAGATACATTGCAAAATTTACTCCATTACTTACGCATCGAGCACGCGATAAAACTATTATTAACGACAAATCTAAGTCTCGTGGACATATCCATGGATAGTGGCTTTTCTTCCCCAAGATATTTCTATCAGAAGTTTAATAAGATTTTCCCAGAAGGACCCAAAGAATTTCGCCATGAAAATAAAAAAAAGCAAGAGATGATGGAGCACTTCAGAGAGAGTAAGGATCCAGCATTCGTTCTTCCAAGGCATAAAGGGTTATTTCACAATCACGAAGCAGTAAGCAATATACCGAATAAATGGATAAATCTTGATCTATTTGGGTATTACGATCCGAGATCAACTTCTGTATATGTGATCAGAATTACTGATTTACTCATAAGTAACCTAGATAACAATTTTAACCGGATTCTTCAGGTTCATGATTTAATTCCGTATCAAGTTTTTGGATTCGAAGAACCTTTTAATTTCACCTTAGACAAGGATGTACAATCACTAACGTGGTTTATGAAACAGTTTAGCGATAATGATATTCATCCTGCATTTATTGTGGGAGCGGATCGCAAAGATATGTCAGAACAGATCACAGCAATCCAACGATTCATTGAAAACTATGCCCTTATCTATGGAGCAGAACATTTAAAAGGATGGAAGATTGAAATTCGATAA
- a CDS encoding HAD family hydrolase: MIKLVVTDLDGTFLNNKGSYDVELFKKVYAEMQQKGVTFVACTGKQCERVEKLFDEHGKGVWILGDSAARIKKDGEVIKEFSIDKDLALKAIDRIQDFDKTMTLIVCASDAAYVHSSISEDMYKVVKGSYERVIKTDSFETIESRFIKITVFDTEGRSTALRAHVEDTLSGQIYIVDSEAKWLDITALHTHKGETVKKLQEMLGVTYEETMSFGDGENDVELMAIAKYSFAVSNACDNTKKAASFITKSNEENGVLLTVQKILDLQ; the protein is encoded by the coding sequence ATGATTAAACTGGTAGTTACTGATTTAGATGGAACGTTTCTGAACAATAAGGGTTCGTACGATGTCGAGCTCTTTAAAAAAGTGTATGCGGAAATGCAGCAAAAAGGAGTTACTTTCGTCGCATGTACCGGGAAACAATGTGAACGTGTAGAGAAACTGTTTGATGAACATGGCAAAGGCGTTTGGATCCTGGGTGACAGCGCTGCTCGAATTAAAAAAGATGGTGAAGTTATTAAAGAGTTCAGCATAGACAAGGATCTTGCGTTGAAGGCGATTGATCGAATTCAGGACTTCGATAAAACGATGACTCTTATCGTATGTGCAAGCGATGCTGCTTACGTTCATTCTTCCATTTCAGAAGATATGTACAAAGTGGTTAAAGGCTCCTATGAGCGTGTAATTAAAACAGATTCCTTTGAAACAATTGAGAGTCGTTTTATCAAAATTACGGTCTTTGATACTGAAGGTCGTAGCACAGCATTAAGAGCGCATGTGGAGGATACGTTGAGTGGACAAATTTACATTGTTGACTCGGAGGCTAAATGGCTGGATATTACGGCATTGCACACCCACAAAGGAGAGACGGTTAAGAAACTGCAAGAAATGTTGGGTGTCACTTACGAAGAAACGATGTCATTTGGTGACGGTGAGAATGATGTGGAACTTATGGCCATCGCCAAATATAGTTTTGCAGTAAGTAACGCTTGTGATAATACGAAAAAAGCAGCGAGCTTTATTACGAAATCCAATGAAGAGAATGGCGTTCTTCTAACGGTTCAAAAAATACTGGATTTGCAATAA
- a CDS encoding ABC transporter substrate-binding protein — translation MGKWGVMKTGWMSLITAAMITVMGCGSAGEQAAAPVTTDQQAQTTAASNEVPSQAETRVVNDGFGEVEVPTNPKRISALYREDYLVALGVTPIVQYYNPMWGKQDYLKLDVPLFDVTGNIEALLVAEPDLIIAAGEVDAAQYELYSKVAPTFRIPDDVIPDSRKTLTLIAELLGLSDKAEQVLADYDARVVDVKAKLNEAIGDEKVVVLRMNVVDKSINIFGIHNTFVGQLLYEDLGLKAPGFAEAMTEGNIVLSKEVVPELDADHIIILPSNGTWEEESNTKALEEMKTDPLWKNVPAFKNGHVYPVERSYWQTGAITANGLKMDELLRLLTSQK, via the coding sequence ATGGGTAAATGGGGAGTTATGAAAACAGGATGGATGTCGCTTATAACGGCAGCAATGATTACGGTGATGGGTTGCGGCTCGGCAGGCGAGCAAGCTGCGGCTCCAGTGACAACCGATCAGCAGGCACAGACCACTGCAGCATCAAACGAGGTACCGTCTCAGGCGGAAACGCGCGTTGTAAACGACGGCTTCGGAGAAGTAGAGGTCCCAACCAATCCAAAACGAATCTCTGCTCTCTATCGTGAAGATTACTTGGTGGCGCTTGGGGTGACACCTATTGTCCAATATTACAACCCAATGTGGGGCAAGCAGGATTATTTGAAACTGGACGTTCCGTTGTTCGACGTGACCGGCAACATCGAAGCTTTGCTTGTAGCCGAGCCCGACTTAATCATCGCCGCTGGAGAGGTTGATGCAGCACAATACGAACTCTATTCCAAGGTTGCGCCGACGTTTCGCATACCGGACGACGTTATTCCAGATTCACGCAAAACATTGACCTTGATTGCAGAATTGCTTGGTCTAAGTGACAAGGCGGAGCAGGTTCTTGCCGATTACGATGCACGTGTTGTCGATGTGAAGGCGAAGCTGAACGAAGCGATCGGGGATGAAAAGGTTGTTGTTTTACGAATGAACGTGGTAGACAAATCGATTAATATTTTCGGTATTCATAACACGTTTGTAGGACAACTCTTGTATGAAGATCTTGGGCTGAAGGCACCAGGGTTCGCTGAGGCAATGACGGAGGGCAATATCGTCCTGTCGAAGGAAGTCGTTCCAGAGCTTGACGCAGATCATATTATTATCTTGCCATCCAACGGAACATGGGAGGAAGAGAGCAACACAAAAGCACTTGAGGAAATGAAGACAGATCCTTTGTGGAAGAATGTTCCTGCATTTAAGAATGGCCATGTATATCCAGTAGAAAGATCATATTGGCAGACGGGAGCTATTACGGCTAATGGTCTGAAAATGGATGAATTACTTCGCTTGCTAACTTCTCAGAAGTAA
- a CDS encoding helix-turn-helix domain-containing protein codes for MDIEQRNQAGTARAVQYVLQSIRFNVAGEQAEVNDLHDRDQNDKEDYELIILTSGSGQGKCYLQKPGRSLSVDQELMSCSHYRVCFTTGDSMTASSLIPDKDELVCSPFAKMIELLDELYGLRGTRDELEVFQRFVRFQELLLFLFRQNALTCEDKGTDIEQQGVELSIQHIHQYYRELLTVEELASLAGIDRWKYTRLFKEATGQVPLQYLNEVRINQAKRWLTSADDKLLDIALNAGFNNEYYFNRRFKQTVGMSPGQYRRSRKGELRVVAPYLEDFIVALDMQPIAQYSHAKWGKQDYLGLNHIPTFDENGGNFDTLSNYKPDLILLMDRYEQQQYSQCRRISNTCILREQTNNWRTLLRTVADYFGRMELADDAIAKYDFKARSASYTLSQMMKGETVAFLRISADHIIQYTNEGQGFVSTVLYGDVGLHSHAAVGVFSKANRPGMFNLSVDDLHRLHADHLFITFDKWHSQAEGKERELLKQPEWLDLPAVRHNQVYEVDFLTWMNNGIISNSKKIDDILRSLA; via the coding sequence ATGGATATTGAACAGCGCAATCAAGCTGGGACGGCGCGAGCAGTCCAATACGTGCTGCAATCGATTCGCTTCAATGTTGCGGGTGAGCAAGCAGAAGTGAATGATTTGCACGACAGGGATCAAAACGATAAGGAAGACTATGAACTGATTATTTTAACGAGCGGATCGGGACAGGGGAAATGCTATTTACAGAAGCCTGGGAGGTCTTTATCTGTTGATCAGGAACTTATGAGCTGCAGTCATTACCGAGTGTGCTTTACAACAGGCGATAGTATGACAGCTTCGAGCTTGATACCGGATAAGGATGAGCTTGTCTGCTCACCTTTTGCGAAGATGATCGAGCTGCTTGATGAATTATATGGTCTTCGTGGAACGAGAGATGAGCTTGAAGTATTCCAACGGTTTGTGAGATTCCAAGAGCTATTGCTCTTCTTATTCCGGCAGAATGCACTTACGTGCGAAGATAAGGGTACGGATATTGAACAGCAAGGCGTGGAGCTTAGCATACAGCATATTCATCAATACTACCGCGAGCTTCTAACTGTAGAGGAGCTTGCATCTCTCGCAGGTATTGATCGCTGGAAATATACCCGTCTGTTCAAAGAGGCTACGGGTCAAGTACCGCTCCAGTACTTAAATGAAGTACGCATTAATCAAGCCAAGAGGTGGCTCACAAGTGCCGATGATAAGTTGCTCGATATTGCGCTGAATGCAGGCTTTAACAATGAATATTATTTTAATCGTCGTTTCAAGCAGACGGTGGGTATGTCTCCAGGACAATATCGTCGGAGTCGTAAGGGAGAGCTTAGAGTAGTCGCACCGTATTTGGAGGATTTTATCGTTGCTCTAGATATGCAGCCTATCGCCCAATATAGTCATGCAAAGTGGGGTAAACAAGACTACCTAGGCTTAAATCATATTCCGACGTTCGACGAAAATGGTGGTAACTTTGACACACTTTCCAATTATAAACCGGATCTAATATTACTTATGGATCGTTATGAGCAACAGCAGTATTCGCAGTGTCGACGCATATCCAACACGTGTATTCTACGTGAGCAGACCAATAACTGGCGTACACTCCTACGGACCGTTGCTGATTATTTTGGTCGGATGGAGTTAGCCGATGATGCGATCGCCAAGTATGATTTCAAGGCAAGGAGCGCTAGTTATACACTGAGTCAGATGATGAAAGGCGAAACGGTTGCTTTTCTGCGTATTTCGGCAGATCACATCATTCAATATACCAATGAAGGTCAAGGCTTTGTTTCAACTGTCCTTTATGGCGATGTTGGTTTACACTCCCATGCGGCAGTAGGTGTATTTTCTAAGGCAAATAGACCAGGTATGTTCAATCTCTCTGTAGATGATTTACATAGGTTGCATGCGGATCATCTGTTTATTACATTTGATAAGTGGCACAGCCAGGCAGAAGGTAAGGAGAGGGAACTTCTGAAGCAGCCAGAGTGGCTTGATCTACCAGCTGTACGGCATAACCAGGTTTACGAAGTGGATTTTCTAACCTGGATGAATAACGGAATTATTTCGAACAGCAAAAAAATTGATGATATCCTACGATCTTTAGCTTGA
- a CDS encoding DapH/DapD/GlmU-related protein has protein sequence MEDGAWIGTGAIILPGVTIGKGSVVGAGSVVTKDVPTNVIAVGNPCRVLREINEQDREFYYKDMRFDQVEW, from the coding sequence ATTGAAGATGGGGCGTGGATCGGGACAGGAGCAATCATTCTACCAGGAGTCACGATTGGCAAAGGAAGTGTCGTTGGTGCGGGTAGCGTTGTAACGAAGGATGTCCCTACAAACGTAATCGCTGTGGGCAATCCATGCAGAGTTCTTCGTGAGATTAACGAACAGGATCGAGAGTTCTACTATAAAGACATGCGTTTTGACCAGGTTGAATGGTAA